Part of the Synergistaceae bacterium genome, TGGAGGAGAAAATCGCCGCGTCGCTGACGTAACTCTGCTTGGGCATGAGAGTACAGCCTCTCATCAAACCACCCAAAAACAACCCAAAAACAACCGCCTGACCTCTCCCAGGTGAATATCTCTTAGTTGTATTAATTGTATTTACCACCAACCGGATGTAGCGAGCTTGAACACACTCTCTGGTGATTCTCAAAACCTTGCGGACGTTCGGAGTCGCGACAGCTCTATAGAGTCACGCCGTCTTTGAAGATCGCGATCTCGCCGATGCCTTTGCGCTCGTGGGCGGCACGTTCACCTCCCGCGACACGTAATATTAGACCGGTCAAGCTCTCCGTCGCGGCTTCCCACGTCTGACCGGTCAAAAGCCTTCCCGCGTCGAAATCGATCCAATTCGGATGCTTTGCGGCCAGCTCGCTGTTGGTTGAGACTTTGATCGTCGGGACGACGGTTCCAAAGGGCGTTCCGCGTCCCGTCGTGAAGAGGATCATCTGAGCCCCGGAGGCCGCCAGCGACGTGCAGGACACGATATCGTTGCCTGGCGCAAAGACGATCTGTACCCCACCTCCCGAAAGGGCAGATTGCCCATACCTCAGCACCTGTGTGACGGGCGCGTTTCCTGATTTCTCTACAGCCCCAAGAGATTTTTCTTCGAGGGTCGTGATGCCTCCTTCGCGGTTACCCGGCGATGGGTTTTCGTAAACGGGTTGTCCATGACGAATAAAATATTCTCGAAACCACCGATCCAGCGCGATAAAGTCATCATGCGCGGTTCTATCCACGACGCGAGCGGCGATCACGTCCTCTGCCCCGAACATCTCCGGAATCTCCGTCGCCAGGACCGTCCCACCCGACGCGACAAGGTGCTCAGCAAAACGTCCCAAAAGGGGATTGGCGGTCAGCCCACTGTAGCCGTCACTGCCGCCGCACTTGACGCCGATACAGAGTTCCGACGCCGGAAAAGGCTCGCGGTATCGAGGAGCGGCATCGGCCAGCTCGTCTAGCAGGGGCGCGAAATCTCCCTCCCCATCCTGAAGCCTTATTACACGAAGACGGGGCTCCGGACCGACCCGCTCAATCAGCATCGGAATCTGGAGGTTCTCGCACCCCAGTCCCGCCAGAAGGACGCCCGCGGCATTGGGGTGCCGCGCGAGCCCGGCCAAGAGGTCTGCTGTCATCGTCAGGTCTCCGCCAAGCTGGGAACATCCGAAGGGATGCTCTAGAACTTTCACGTCATCGATCCATGCGGGCTTTTTAGGGCTCCACTCCTGAACCAGGGCGCGAAGCTCCCCATTGACGCAACCGACCGTTGGAATAACCCACAAGTCGTTACGCACTCCTGGGCGTCCGGGGTCCCTCCGGTATCCGGCGAAAGTCCCGGCGATCAGAGGGACCTGGAGACGTGTCACGCCGCAACGTGGCTGATTACGGGAATCCCAGACGGTCAGATCCGCGTCGCCTTCCCCTAGGCGTGTCCCAACGTTGTGTTCATGCACGTGCTCGCCCGGTGCGATGTCGCGCGTCGCCGTGCCAATAGGATGTCCATATTTTACAATTCGTTCCCCTTTCGGAATAAGGACGCGTGCCGCTTTGTGCCCACCGGGGATATCTTGACGCAAGGTGAGCCTCTGCCCTTCGATAAACGCCGTTTGGCCCCGTCGGCCCTGACAAGTAAGGACCACAATATTATCGGCATCATTCAGGAG contains:
- a CDS encoding altronate dehydratase family protein; protein product: MNSPEANIQSDIGVILLNDADNIVVLTCQGRRGQTAFIEGQRLTLRQDIPGGHKAARVLIPKGERIVKYGHPIGTATRDIAPGEHVHEHNVGTRLGEGDADLTVWDSRNQPRCGVTRLQVPLIAGTFAGYRRDPGRPGVRNDLWVIPTVGCVNGELRALVQEWSPKKPAWIDDVKVLEHPFGCSQLGGDLTMTADLLAGLARHPNAAGVLLAGLGCENLQIPMLIERVGPEPRLRVIRLQDGEGDFAPLLDELADAAPRYREPFPASELCIGVKCGGSDGYSGLTANPLLGRFAEHLVASGGTVLATEIPEMFGAEDVIAARVVDRTAHDDFIALDRWFREYFIRHGQPVYENPSPGNREGGITTLEEKSLGAVEKSGNAPVTQVLRYGQSALSGGGVQIVFAPGNDIVSCTSLAASGAQMILFTTGRGTPFGTVVPTIKVSTNSELAAKHPNWIDFDAGRLLTGQTWEAATESLTGLILRVAGGERAAHERKGIGEIAIFKDGVTL